A section of the Ornithinimicrobium sufpigmenti genome encodes:
- a CDS encoding gamma-glutamyltransferase, whose protein sequence is MTSRAAIAAPNAYATDAAQHALAEGGTAVDAAIAAMLMAAHTEPGIVSLLGGCFINVWPHTGDPVVIDGNVEMPGRAMTEDARGRGLIEAASEYGGGMVTYVGPGSVATPGMFAAFGAAHRQFGRAPWRELLQPTADRARSGFPLGRISQSYLTLVTGTILAWDPATRALLTDDGQALQVGHRIVEPELAQTLEHIGQAGAADVYRGDVARAIDADMRARDGLLSLADLQAYQPVARRALRSTLGDWDLACNPPPSIGGPVLTALLRLLSAVEGEIDPAQAAQVMRDVLDIRLDRIDTAEDLAAAGAELLQTLHDIGDTGLPTSPSTAHVSVVDEHGMACALTASAGYGSGMTIAGTGLIANNALGELELNRRGLHALAPGARLASNMAPTTARRGDGGVLAIGTPGADRITTALAQVLTHLARHGEDLQTAIDRPRMHPRRLDDGSTRIDHEQDAAIAASLDAAGMVRHEHPPLSMYFGGVGAAMLSPRRGLLAAADPRREAATLVT, encoded by the coding sequence ATGACCAGCCGCGCCGCGATCGCCGCCCCCAACGCCTACGCGACGGACGCCGCGCAGCACGCCCTCGCCGAGGGCGGCACCGCCGTGGACGCGGCGATCGCGGCCATGCTGATGGCCGCCCACACCGAGCCGGGCATCGTCTCCCTGCTGGGCGGGTGCTTCATCAACGTCTGGCCCCACACAGGTGACCCGGTGGTCATCGACGGCAACGTCGAGATGCCGGGGCGGGCGATGACCGAGGACGCACGCGGGCGGGGGCTGATCGAGGCGGCCTCGGAGTACGGCGGCGGCATGGTCACCTACGTCGGGCCCGGGTCGGTCGCCACCCCGGGGATGTTCGCCGCCTTCGGCGCCGCCCACCGTCAGTTCGGCCGGGCACCCTGGCGCGAGCTGCTGCAGCCGACCGCCGACCGGGCCCGGTCCGGCTTCCCCCTGGGCCGCATCTCGCAGTCCTACCTGACGCTCGTCACCGGGACCATCCTGGCCTGGGACCCCGCCACGCGAGCCCTGCTCACCGACGACGGGCAAGCCCTGCAGGTCGGCCACCGGATCGTCGAGCCCGAGCTGGCGCAGACCCTGGAGCACATCGGCCAGGCCGGGGCGGCCGACGTCTACCGCGGCGACGTCGCCCGGGCGATCGACGCGGACATGCGGGCCCGCGACGGTCTGCTCTCCCTCGCCGACCTGCAGGCCTACCAGCCGGTGGCCCGCCGGGCGCTGCGCAGCACGCTCGGCGACTGGGACCTGGCCTGCAACCCCCCACCCTCGATCGGCGGACCGGTGCTGACCGCCCTGCTCCGGCTGCTCAGCGCGGTCGAGGGCGAGATCGACCCGGCGCAGGCCGCGCAGGTCATGCGGGACGTCCTCGACATCCGCCTGGACCGGATCGACACCGCCGAGGACCTCGCCGCCGCCGGCGCCGAGCTGCTCCAGACCCTGCACGACATCGGGGACACGGGGCTGCCCACCTCGCCCTCCACGGCCCACGTCTCGGTGGTGGACGAGCACGGTATGGCGTGCGCCCTCACGGCCTCGGCCGGTTACGGCTCGGGCATGACCATCGCCGGGACCGGCCTCATCGCCAACAACGCGCTCGGCGAGCTGGAGCTGAACCGGCGCGGCCTGCACGCCCTCGCTCCTGGGGCCCGGCTGGCCTCCAACATGGCGCCCACCACCGCCCGTCGCGGCGACGGCGGCGTGCTGGCGATCGGCACCCCGGGCGCCGACCGGATCACCACCGCCCTGGCCCAGGTGCTGACCCACCTGGCCCGGCACGGCGAGGACCTGCAGACCGCGATCGACCGTCCCCGGATGCACCCGCGCCGGCTCGACGACGGCAGCACCCGGATCGACCACGAGCAGGACGCCGCGATCGCCGCCTCGTTGGACGCCGCGGGGATGGTGCGGCACGAGCACCCGCCCCTGTCCATGTACTTCGGCGGCGTCGGTGCCGCCATGCTCTCGCCCCGCCGCGGCCTGCTCGCCGCCGCCGACCCGCGCCGCGAGGCCGCCACCCTCGTCACCTGA
- a CDS encoding acetyl-CoA hydrolase/transferase family protein produces MITVDTSGLGQALHTLPDNPRIVVSGNHVIPWELVEVVDRTLERYTLHALNGPAGLPDREGVTLETSFVGPGQRRSPRLRYVPSRLSLVPMLFRRTLPPDAVLLHCAPPRDGVLSLGLEVNVLPAAHEMVRERGGIVVALINDQMPFTYGDALVPLEQVDYAVHTSAPLVAAGAAAPLGQDALEIGRRVAERVPEGATLQMGIGAVPDAALAALTGHRGLRIWTEMFSDGVLALDRAGALDDGHPLTTSFLFGSQELYDWVDGNRRVSMLRTERANDPALIARQRMMTSINTALEVDLFAQANASRIDARIHSGTGGQTDFIVGALHSPGGQAMIALRSWHPKADVSTIVPLLDEPVTSVQQSAVVTEHGTALIWGHSEQDQAAGLIDHCAHPRVRDELWEEAHHLGLA; encoded by the coding sequence GTGATCACCGTCGACACGTCTGGCCTGGGCCAGGCGCTGCACACCCTTCCCGACAACCCCCGCATCGTGGTGTCCGGCAACCACGTGATCCCGTGGGAGCTGGTCGAGGTCGTGGACCGGACGTTGGAGCGCTACACGCTGCACGCGCTCAACGGGCCGGCGGGCCTGCCTGACCGGGAGGGGGTGACCCTGGAGACCAGCTTCGTCGGCCCCGGGCAGCGGCGCAGCCCACGCCTGCGCTACGTACCGTCCCGGCTCTCGCTGGTGCCGATGCTGTTCCGGCGCACCCTGCCGCCGGACGCCGTGCTGCTGCACTGCGCTCCCCCGCGGGACGGCGTGCTCTCCCTGGGCCTGGAGGTCAACGTCCTGCCCGCCGCTCACGAGATGGTCCGGGAGCGGGGCGGCATCGTGGTGGCGCTGATCAACGACCAGATGCCCTTCACCTACGGCGACGCCCTCGTCCCGCTCGAGCAGGTCGACTACGCCGTGCACACCTCCGCACCGCTGGTGGCGGCCGGAGCCGCGGCCCCTCTCGGCCAGGACGCGCTGGAGATCGGCCGTCGGGTCGCCGAGCGGGTGCCGGAGGGCGCCACCTTGCAGATGGGGATCGGGGCGGTGCCGGACGCCGCGCTGGCGGCGCTCACGGGCCACCGCGGGCTACGGATCTGGACCGAGATGTTCTCCGACGGGGTGCTGGCGCTGGACCGCGCCGGCGCCCTGGACGACGGCCACCCGCTCACCACCTCCTTCCTCTTCGGCTCCCAGGAGCTCTACGACTGGGTGGACGGCAACCGACGGGTCAGCATGCTGCGCACCGAGCGCGCCAACGACCCGGCGCTCATCGCCCGGCAGCGGATGATGACCTCGATCAACACCGCGCTCGAGGTCGACCTCTTCGCCCAGGCCAACGCCTCGCGCATCGACGCCCGCATCCACAGCGGCACCGGCGGCCAGACCGACTTCATCGTCGGTGCCCTGCACTCACCCGGCGGCCAGGCGATGATCGCCCTGCGCTCCTGGCACCCCAAGGCCGATGTGTCCACCATCGTGCCGTTGCTCGACGAGCCGGTGACCTCCGTCCAGCAGTCGGCGGTCGTCACCGAGCACGGCACGGCCCTGATCTGGGGCCACTCTGAGCAGGACCAGGCCGCTGGACTCATCGACCACTGCGCCCACCCGCGTGTCCGGGACGAGCTGTGGGAGGAGGCTCACCACCTGGGCCTGGCCTGA
- a CDS encoding GtrA family protein has protein sequence MTALVRFLVVGVANTLVYYLVYRLLLLGLAYLPAHLLAYGVGIVFSFFANSLYTFRVRPTWRRFLVFPSTTLANFLVVTLGSVLLVERGWVDERWATLLMTVAAVPVTFLLTRLVLTSRRDGQAESGP, from the coding sequence ATGACCGCCCTCGTCCGCTTCCTCGTCGTCGGCGTCGCCAACACCTTGGTCTACTACCTCGTCTACCGACTGCTCCTGCTCGGCCTGGCCTACCTGCCCGCCCACCTGCTGGCCTACGGCGTCGGCATCGTCTTCTCCTTCTTCGCGAACTCCCTGTACACCTTCCGGGTGCGCCCCACCTGGCGCCGTTTCCTGGTCTTTCCCTCCACCACCCTCGCCAACTTCCTGGTCGTCACCCTGGGTTCGGTCCTGCTGGTGGAGCGGGGCTGGGTCGACGAGCGCTGGGCGACCCTGCTGATGACGGTGGCCGCCGTGCCGGTGACCTTCCTGCTCACGCGTCTGGTCCTCACCTCCCGCCGCGACGGTCAGGCAGAATCGGGACCATGA
- the nucS gene encoding endonuclease NucS, which translates to MRVVIARCSVDYQGALQAHLPLATRLLMVKADGSVLIHSDGGSYKPLNWMAPPCTMVEQEPDDLERQEGVGSVWLVRHGKREDTLRIRLHEVLSDSSHDLGIDPGLVKDGVESQLQALLAEHVQTLGDGWTLLRREYPTAIGPVDLLCRDADGRTVAVEIKRRGEIDGVEQLTRYLELLNRDPHLAPVDGVFAAQVIKPQAKVLAVDRGIRCVTLDYEALRGLDDAESRLF; encoded by the coding sequence GTGCGTGTCGTCATCGCCCGCTGCTCGGTGGACTACCAGGGTGCGCTCCAGGCGCACCTGCCCCTGGCGACCCGCCTGCTCATGGTCAAGGCCGACGGGTCGGTGCTCATCCACTCCGACGGAGGCTCCTACAAGCCGCTGAACTGGATGGCCCCGCCGTGCACCATGGTCGAGCAGGAGCCCGACGACCTCGAGCGCCAGGAGGGCGTGGGGTCGGTGTGGCTGGTCCGTCACGGCAAGCGTGAGGACACCCTGCGGATCCGGCTGCACGAGGTCCTCTCCGACTCCTCCCACGACCTGGGCATCGACCCCGGGCTGGTCAAGGACGGGGTCGAGTCGCAGCTGCAGGCGCTGCTGGCCGAGCACGTCCAGACCCTCGGCGACGGCTGGACCCTGCTGCGGCGCGAGTACCCCACCGCCATCGGCCCGGTCGACCTGCTGTGCCGGGACGCTGACGGGCGCACGGTGGCCGTCGAGATCAAGCGGCGCGGCGAGATCGACGGCGTCGAGCAGCTGACCCGCTACCTGGAGCTGCTCAACCGCGACCCGCACCTGGCCCCGGTCGACGGCGTCTTCGCCGCCCAGGTGATCAAGCCGCAGGCCAAGGTGCTGGCCGTCGACCGCGGCATCCGCTGCGTCACCCTCGACTACGAGGCGCTGCGGGGGCTGGACGACGCCGAGTCCCGGCTCTTCTGA
- a CDS encoding cob(I)yrinic acid a,c-diamide adenosyltransferase yields MVNLTKIYTRTGDDGTTALGDNGRTRKTDPRLVAYADTDETNSVLGVALALGDLPPEVRETLTRVQNDLFDVGADLCMPLRSSYDWEPLRVKAEWIEELEADCDHYNEGLANLRSFILPGGTPGSAYLHVARTVARRAERSAWEALETYGDQPAGEGAGKGEGGVNPLAAKYLNRLSDLLFILGRVANTAGEGDVLWQPGGGREQAPEKRRRR; encoded by the coding sequence ATGGTCAACCTCACCAAGATCTACACCCGCACCGGCGACGACGGCACCACCGCCCTGGGCGACAACGGACGCACCCGCAAGACCGACCCGCGCCTGGTCGCCTACGCCGACACGGACGAGACCAACTCGGTCCTCGGGGTGGCCCTGGCCCTCGGTGACCTGCCGCCCGAGGTCCGGGAGACCCTCACCAGGGTGCAGAACGACCTCTTCGACGTGGGTGCCGACCTGTGCATGCCGCTGCGGAGCAGTTATGACTGGGAGCCGCTGCGGGTCAAGGCCGAGTGGATCGAGGAGCTCGAGGCGGACTGCGACCACTACAACGAGGGCCTGGCGAACCTGCGCAGCTTCATCCTGCCCGGCGGCACCCCCGGCTCGGCGTACCTGCACGTGGCCCGCACGGTCGCCCGGCGGGCCGAGCGCTCCGCCTGGGAGGCGCTGGAGACGTATGGCGACCAGCCCGCCGGTGAGGGTGCGGGCAAGGGCGAGGGTGGCGTCAACCCGTTGGCGGCCAAGTACCTCAACCGGCTCTCGGACCTGCTCTTCATCCTGGGCCGCGTGGCCAACACGGCGGGCGAGGGCGACGTCCTGTGGCAGCCCGGCGGCGGCCGTGAGCAGGCGCCGGAGAAGCGCCGGCGGCGCTAG
- a CDS encoding 3-hydroxyacyl-CoA dehydrogenase family protein has translation MRESSRQSSRQSSRQITTVGVIGLGTMGAGIVEVFARGGLRVIGVETTQEYADRGRGILQASTDRAVARGKLDEAGQAQILDRITISTDLGDLKDADLVVEAVPEVMGLKHEVFGKLDDIVAEDAVLASNTSSLSITSIAAGTRHPERVVGLHFFNPAPILKLVEVITTVRTDPALTDAVVALSEQIGKKPVVVGDRAGFVANYLLFGYFVSALRMLEQGHVSREDLDTAMRVGAGLPMGPCTLMDLVGLDVCHHIGDVIYSHTRSQMHAPSPMLERMVTAGLLGRKSGRGFYTYAKAGSGQVVEDEQTPAAPEGSGLSAVGVLGAGEVADELASRLQEGGYAVTRVTDPGEDAELARLADVGLVIEAVAAPEAPTDEELEDGSLWVEEADDDLWERLGEAVGPDTVLAAVNPDAAVVVGALSGRPEKAAVLSIHAPTNNGQVVEIGRSSATDDATVALLREVVTRIGAEPVVCKDRAGLVVDALLMPHLGDAVRMLDEGYASVQDIDTALQYGLGYPAGPFAMIDHIGAEEVLTVLEELRAAGGLPADAVAPSPLLVEHVLLDRSFAG, from the coding sequence ATGCGCGAGAGCAGCCGTCAGAGCAGCCGTCAGAGCAGTCGTCAGATCACGACCGTCGGGGTCATCGGCCTGGGCACCATGGGTGCCGGCATCGTCGAGGTCTTCGCCCGGGGAGGGCTGCGGGTCATCGGCGTGGAGACGACGCAGGAGTATGCCGACCGTGGGCGCGGCATCCTGCAGGCCTCCACGGACCGGGCCGTGGCCAGGGGCAAGCTGGACGAGGCCGGGCAGGCGCAGATCCTGGACCGGATCACCATCAGCACCGACCTGGGGGACCTCAAGGACGCCGACCTGGTGGTCGAGGCGGTCCCGGAGGTGATGGGCCTCAAGCACGAGGTGTTCGGCAAGCTCGACGACATCGTCGCCGAGGACGCGGTGCTGGCCTCCAACACCTCCAGCCTGTCGATCACCTCGATCGCGGCCGGGACGCGCCACCCGGAGCGGGTCGTCGGACTGCACTTCTTCAACCCGGCGCCCATCCTCAAGCTGGTCGAGGTCATCACCACGGTCCGCACCGACCCCGCGCTCACCGACGCCGTCGTCGCGCTGTCCGAGCAGATCGGCAAGAAGCCGGTCGTCGTCGGTGACCGCGCCGGGTTCGTGGCCAACTACCTGCTCTTCGGCTACTTCGTCTCCGCGCTGCGGATGCTCGAGCAGGGGCACGTCAGCCGGGAGGACCTGGACACCGCGATGCGGGTCGGCGCCGGTCTGCCCATGGGCCCCTGCACGCTGATGGACCTCGTGGGCCTGGACGTCTGCCACCACATCGGCGACGTCATCTACTCCCACACCCGCTCGCAGATGCACGCGCCCAGCCCGATGCTGGAGCGGATGGTCACGGCGGGGCTGCTCGGCCGCAAGAGCGGACGCGGCTTCTACACCTACGCCAAGGCCGGGTCCGGCCAGGTCGTCGAGGACGAGCAGACGCCCGCCGCGCCGGAGGGCTCCGGGCTGAGCGCCGTGGGCGTGCTCGGTGCCGGTGAGGTCGCGGACGAGCTGGCCTCGCGGCTGCAGGAGGGCGGGTATGCCGTCACCCGCGTCACCGACCCGGGCGAGGACGCGGAGCTGGCCAGGTTGGCCGACGTGGGGCTGGTCATCGAGGCCGTCGCGGCGCCCGAGGCACCCACGGACGAGGAGCTGGAGGACGGGTCGCTCTGGGTCGAGGAGGCCGACGACGACCTGTGGGAGCGCCTCGGGGAGGCGGTCGGTCCGGACACGGTGCTGGCCGCGGTGAACCCGGACGCCGCGGTCGTGGTCGGTGCCCTGTCAGGCCGCCCGGAGAAGGCGGCCGTGCTGAGCATCCACGCCCCCACCAACAACGGCCAGGTCGTCGAGATCGGCCGCTCGAGCGCCACCGACGACGCCACCGTGGCCCTGCTGCGCGAGGTGGTCACGCGGATCGGGGCCGAGCCCGTGGTCTGCAAGGACCGCGCCGGCCTGGTCGTCGACGCGCTGCTGATGCCGCACCTGGGTGACGCCGTGCGGATGCTGGACGAGGGCTATGCCAGCGTCCAGGACATCGACACCGCCCTGCAGTACGGCCTGGGCTACCCGGCTGGACCGTTCGCGATGATCGACCACATCGGTGCCGAGGAGGTGCTGACGGTGCTGGAGGAGCTGCGCGCGGCCGGCGGGCTGCCCGCGGACGCGGTGGCCCCCTCGCCGCTGCTCGTCGAGCACGTCCTGCTGGACCGCTCGTTCGCCGGCTGA
- a CDS encoding GNAT family N-acetyltransferase, protein MNAATAPDQSRSSEAPPQAQQAEIVEQAFQLVLGQQGDPSTACAYLGTTADGLRAELDDLDVPWPESLRVGVEDDRVVAAVLVEHDEETGRSWVHGPWTADDAAWSRWADVLLDAALAQTPDGVDDHELCAAPANRRVAALAASRGWPAGDVNIVYVARSGDGWPASHEAVRSAIPEDLAELTRLHDDAFPGTYATARQLLTDPDRTTLVLDRDEAVLGYASAEVQPDGAGYLDFVAIAATSRGRGLGRALVADIARQVLARPGVDAVRLTVEGSNTPAVALYESLGFVREAELVGYRSARGLDQLDQHAAGVLGVDEVDA, encoded by the coding sequence GTGAACGCAGCCACCGCACCGGACCAGTCCCGCTCGTCCGAGGCACCCCCACAGGCCCAGCAGGCCGAGATCGTCGAGCAGGCCTTCCAGCTGGTCCTCGGCCAGCAGGGTGACCCCTCCACCGCGTGCGCCTACCTGGGCACCACCGCCGACGGCCTGCGGGCCGAGCTGGACGACCTCGACGTGCCCTGGCCCGAGTCCTTGCGGGTCGGCGTCGAGGACGACCGGGTGGTCGCTGCGGTGCTCGTGGAGCACGACGAGGAGACGGGTCGCAGCTGGGTCCACGGCCCGTGGACGGCCGACGACGCGGCCTGGTCCCGGTGGGCCGACGTCCTGCTGGACGCCGCCCTCGCGCAGACCCCTGACGGGGTCGACGACCACGAGTTGTGCGCGGCGCCGGCCAACCGTCGCGTGGCGGCGCTCGCCGCCTCCCGCGGGTGGCCGGCCGGCGATGTCAACATCGTCTACGTCGCCAGGTCCGGCGACGGGTGGCCGGCGTCCCACGAGGCTGTCCGGAGCGCCATCCCCGAGGACCTTGCCGAGCTGACCCGGCTGCACGACGACGCCTTCCCCGGCACCTACGCCACCGCTCGCCAGCTGCTGACGGACCCCGACCGGACCACCCTCGTCCTGGACCGCGACGAGGCAGTCCTGGGCTACGCCTCGGCGGAGGTGCAGCCGGACGGGGCGGGCTACCTCGACTTCGTCGCGATCGCCGCCACCTCCCGGGGCCGCGGCCTGGGCAGGGCCCTGGTCGCCGACATCGCCCGGCAGGTGCTGGCGCGTCCCGGCGTCGACGCGGTCCGGCTCACGGTCGAGGGCTCGAACACCCCGGCGGTCGCCCTCTACGAGTCGCTCGGCTTCGTCCGCGAGGCCGAGCTGGTCGGGTACCGCTCAGCTCGCGGGCTCGACCAGCTCGACCAGCACGCCGCCGGCGTCCTTGGGGTGGATGAAGTTGATGCGTGA
- the mce gene encoding methylmalonyl-CoA epimerase produces the protein MSTTPTGGTLDRPEGRPSDQGLADDLSPFLLCVDHVGIAVPDLDAAIAFHCEVLGHRLVHEETNTEQGVREAMIAVGHPESHGGNGTTMLQLLAPTGPESTIAKFLDRNGPGLQQLAYRVSDVEAASALLRERGLRLLYDEPRRGTAGSRINFIHPKDAGGVLVELVEPAS, from the coding sequence ATGAGCACCACCCCCACCGGAGGCACCCTGGACCGGCCCGAGGGCCGGCCGAGCGACCAGGGCCTCGCGGACGACCTGTCGCCCTTCCTGCTGTGCGTCGACCACGTGGGCATCGCGGTGCCCGACCTGGACGCCGCCATCGCCTTCCACTGCGAGGTGCTGGGCCACCGGCTCGTGCACGAGGAGACCAACACCGAGCAGGGTGTGCGCGAGGCGATGATCGCGGTCGGCCACCCCGAGTCGCACGGTGGCAACGGCACCACGATGCTGCAGCTGCTGGCCCCCACCGGGCCGGAGTCGACGATCGCCAAGTTCCTCGACCGCAACGGTCCCGGCCTGCAGCAGCTGGCCTACCGCGTCAGCGACGTCGAGGCGGCCAGCGCGCTGCTCCGCGAGCGAGGCCTGCGGCTGCTCTACGACGAGCCGCGCCGAGGCACCGCCGGATCACGCATCAACTTCATCCACCCCAAGGACGCCGGCGGCGTGCTGGTCGAGCTGGTCGAGCCCGCGAGCTGA
- a CDS encoding DUF2550 family protein gives MTELLSPVLLAVLGGLLLLGLLLLGYRIVEQRQAATMSMPAAYRAEGESQWRRGTLRFISGRLVLRGPGGLSVGPWQRGNLDLGISTPLDEDAERALDRHDQIQVPVTYLGSRFELALAEDHYTALRAWIEAVPPGWNSQVA, from the coding sequence ATGACCGAGCTGCTGTCCCCGGTGCTGCTCGCCGTCCTCGGCGGCCTGCTCCTGCTGGGACTGCTCCTGCTCGGCTACCGCATCGTGGAGCAGCGTCAGGCCGCCACGATGTCCATGCCCGCCGCCTACCGTGCCGAGGGCGAGAGCCAGTGGCGCCGCGGCACCCTCCGCTTCATCTCCGGCCGCCTGGTCCTGCGAGGACCAGGCGGCCTTTCCGTCGGCCCGTGGCAGCGCGGCAACCTCGACCTGGGCATCTCCACCCCTCTGGACGAGGACGCCGAGCGGGCGTTGGACCGGCACGACCAGATCCAGGTCCCGGTCACCTACCTCGGCTCACGCTTCGAGCTGGCCCTCGCCGAGGACCACTACACCGCGCTCCGGGCCTGGATCGAGGCCGTGCCCCCCGGCTGGAACAGCCAGGTCGCCTAG
- a CDS encoding F0F1 ATP synthase subunit epsilon has product MSALHVELVAADRKVWEGEAQQVSARSTDGELGILPGHSPLLGVLVAGEVRIKTGGGAQTVTIDGGFLSVDNDRVVIVAERVDAGSLASTTG; this is encoded by the coding sequence GTGAGTGCACTCCACGTCGAGCTCGTCGCCGCCGATCGCAAGGTCTGGGAGGGCGAGGCGCAGCAGGTCAGCGCGCGCAGCACCGACGGCGAACTGGGCATCCTGCCGGGCCACAGCCCGCTGCTGGGCGTGCTGGTCGCCGGCGAGGTGCGGATCAAGACCGGTGGAGGCGCACAGACCGTCACCATCGACGGCGGCTTCCTCTCGGTCGACAACGACCGCGTGGTGATCGTGGCCGAGCGCGTCGACGCCGGCAGCCTCGCCTCCACGACCGGTTGA
- the atpD gene encoding F0F1 ATP synthase subunit beta translates to MTATTQAPQTEQTQGAVGRLARIIGPVVDVEFPPGSMPALYNLLKTQVTLDGETKTINLEVAQDIGDNMVRAISLQPTDGLVRGQGVHDTGGPITVPVGDVTLGHVFNATGDVLDLPEGETLEITERWGIHRPAPAFDQLEPKTQMFETGIKVIDLLTPYVLGGKIGLFGGAGVGKTVLIQEMIARVARDHGGVSVFAGVGERTREGNDLIVEMEEAGVLGQTALVFGQMDEPPGTRLRVALSALTMAEYFRDVQKQDVLLFIDNIFRFTQAGSEVSTLLGRMPSAVGYQPNLADEMGTLQERITSTRGHSITSMQAIYVPADDYTDPAPATTFAHLDATTELSRPIASMGIYPAVDPLTSTSRILDPRYITREHYETAVRIKSILQRYKELQDIIAILGIDELSEEDKILVGRARRIQRFLSQNTYVAKQFTGIEGSTVPLADTIEAFTKVADGDYDHLPEQAFFMCGGLDDVERNAAELEKNS, encoded by the coding sequence ATGACTGCTACCACGCAGGCTCCGCAGACGGAGCAGACCCAGGGTGCCGTCGGTCGGCTGGCCCGGATCATCGGCCCGGTCGTCGACGTCGAGTTCCCTCCGGGGAGCATGCCCGCGCTCTACAACCTGCTCAAGACGCAGGTGACGCTGGACGGTGAGACCAAGACCATCAACCTCGAGGTCGCCCAGGACATCGGCGACAACATGGTGCGCGCGATCTCGCTGCAGCCCACCGACGGCCTGGTCCGCGGCCAGGGCGTGCACGACACCGGTGGCCCCATCACCGTGCCGGTCGGCGACGTCACCCTGGGTCACGTCTTCAACGCCACCGGCGACGTCCTGGACCTCCCCGAGGGCGAGACGCTGGAGATCACCGAGCGCTGGGGCATCCACCGTCCGGCCCCGGCCTTCGACCAGCTGGAGCCCAAGACCCAGATGTTCGAGACCGGCATCAAGGTCATCGACCTGCTCACGCCCTACGTGCTCGGTGGCAAGATCGGCCTGTTCGGCGGCGCCGGCGTGGGCAAGACGGTGCTCATCCAGGAGATGATCGCCCGCGTCGCCCGCGACCACGGTGGTGTCTCGGTGTTCGCCGGGGTGGGCGAGCGCACCCGTGAGGGCAACGACCTCATCGTGGAGATGGAGGAGGCCGGCGTCCTGGGGCAGACCGCCCTGGTCTTCGGCCAGATGGACGAGCCGCCGGGCACCCGCCTGCGCGTGGCGCTGTCGGCACTGACGATGGCGGAGTACTTCCGCGACGTGCAGAAGCAGGACGTGCTGCTCTTCATCGACAACATCTTCCGGTTCACCCAGGCCGGGTCCGAGGTCTCCACGCTGCTGGGCCGCATGCCCTCGGCCGTGGGCTACCAGCCGAACCTGGCCGACGAGATGGGCACCCTGCAGGAGCGGATCACCTCCACCCGTGGTCACTCGATCACCTCGATGCAGGCGATCTACGTGCCGGCCGACGACTACACCGACCCGGCCCCGGCGACCACCTTCGCCCACCTGGACGCGACCACCGAGCTGTCCCGCCCGATCGCCTCGATGGGTATCTACCCGGCCGTGGACCCGCTGACGTCGACCAGCCGGATCCTGGACCCGCGGTACATCACCCGGGAGCACTACGAGACCGCGGTGCGGATCAAGTCCATCCTGCAGCGGTACAAGGAGCTGCAGGACATCATCGCGATCCTGGGCATCGACGAGCTGTCCGAGGAGGACAAGATCCTCGTCGGCCGGGCCCGTCGCATCCAGCGCTTCCTGTCGCAGAACACCTACGTCGCCAAGCAGTTCACCGGCATCGAGGGCTCGACCGTGCCGCTGGCCGACACCATCGAGGCCTTCACCAAGGTGGCCGACGGCGACTACGACCATCTGCCCGAGCAGGCGTTCTTCATGTGCGGTGGCCTCGACGACGTCGAGCGCAACGCCGCCGAGCTGGAGAAGAACAGCTGA